The following proteins come from a genomic window of Pelmatolapia mariae isolate MD_Pm_ZW linkage group LG17, Pm_UMD_F_2, whole genome shotgun sequence:
- the tmbim4 gene encoding protein lifeguard 4 — protein sequence MSSEKYPRSSIEDDFNYGTNVATASVQIRMGFLRKVYTLLSLQIILTTATSALFMFSQTIKEFVIASPAVVMVSSLLSLVLLVALAVYRHQHPANLYLLFAFTLLEALSVATALTFYDYSTILQALFLTCAVFAVLTAYTFQSKRDFSRMGAWLFSCLWILIIGSFMRLFFHSDDAGLFLAGAGALVFCGFIIYDTSMLMKQLSPEEHILASINLYLDIVNLFLHILRVLDSMKKH from the exons ATGAGCAGTGAAAAATACCCGCGGTCTTCTATCGAAGACGATTTTAACTACGGCACTAATGTCGCTACGGCCAGTGTTCAGATCCGTATGG GCTTTCTAAGGAAGGTGTACACCCTCCTGAGCCTGCAGATCATCCTGACCACAGCCACCTCTGCTCTCTTCATGTTCTCTCAGACCATCAAGGAGTTTGTTATCGCAAG CCCAGCTGTGGTGATGGTTTCATCTCTGCTCTCGCTGGTTCTTCTGGTGGCTCTAGCTGTGTACAGGCACCAACATCCAGCTAACCTCTACCTCCTGTTTGCATTT ACTCTTCTGGAGGCGCTGTCTGTCGCCACAGCTC TCACCTTCTATGATTACTCCACAATACTGCAAGCCTTGTTTCTCACCTGTGCTGTGTTCGCTGTATTAACAGCCTACACCTTTCAGTCCAAAAGAGATTTCAGCAGAATGGGAGCTTG GCTTTTCTCCTGTCTGTGGATCCTCATCATTGGAAGCTTCATGAGG CTCTTCTTCCACAGTGATGATGCAGGTCTGTTCCTGGCTGGAGCTGGGGCCTTGGTCTTCTGTGGCTTCATCATCTATGACACCAGCATGCTGATGAAGCAGCTCTCTCCTGAGGAGCACATCTTGGCCTCCATTAACCTCTACCTGGACATTGTCAACCTCTTCCTGCACATTCTCCGCGTCCTCGACTCGATGAAGAAGCACTGA